A window of Saccharomyces eubayanus strain FM1318 chromosome XII, whole genome shotgun sequence contains these coding sequences:
- the NUP2 gene encoding nucleoporin NUP2, translating to MAKRVADAQIQRETYDSNESDDDMNQSTKVASSDVMNRRKIAMPKRRMAFKPLATPASDESKIASSFNPLKQANNSEAKADNDHTTQNNSKLKALNLQFKTKIDELVSSEPLADLRPLLTKYEEYIKSILKASEESTESSKPSIQENGGKLEKVEDDQESSDSSSDEEVKVEGPKFTINSKPITSDSVFSFGTKKEKPKKEESDSESDIEIKGPEFTFSGAVSSEIFKLNPSIEKSDKSDEKSEAAPKPFSFTSTTPSSTTEENEVKNPFSFTASTKKNESDNVNIKPSFTFGAQDVVDTQTKKPSFMFGQTAAKPSQQNSSFTFGVAKNESTNEDFNSKPVNSDDGNETKSSFTFSMPNKNTSDATKPSFSFGASTSSNAASKPGLSFGSVTIPTKEANTNDSNNKVEKPISKPAFGFLSNTDSEKNAEKEEGSKPVFSFGKTSENDNEGSVKPVISSGFGSENNNKEAAKPAFSFGKSTATDLDAGSKPPAFTFGSIAGDNKEVTKTDAKQPFSFGTASSNGAPSFSFGNTTNSPPNPSAAPAPAIPSTGFKFSLPFEQKGGQTFSDNKNEESTTKMTPADPKGPSNVDTASEESKPLDLQNGEEDEIALFSQRAKLMTFNSETKSYDSKGVGEIKLLQRKDDPSKVRLLCRSDGMGNILLNATVVESFKYEPLAPENENLIKTPTVAADGKLTTYIVKFKQKAEGRSFTKSIEDVKREMKNV from the coding sequence ATGGCTAAAAGAGTTGCCGATGCGCAAATACAACGGGAAACGTATGATTCTAATGAATCAGACGATGACATGAACCAATCAACTAAAGTTGCATCGTCAGATGTCAtgaatagaagaaaaattgccATGCCTAAACGCAGGATGGCATTTAAACCGCTTGCTACCCCAGCATCTgatgaatcaaaaattgcGAGCTCCTTCAATCCTTTGAAACAGGCAAATAACAGTGAAGCAAAAGCTGATAATGATCACACTACTCAAAATAATTCGAAACTAAAAGCACTAAATTTGCAATTTAAAACCAAGATAGACGAGCTAGTTTCAAGCGAGCCTTTGGCAGATTTGAGACCTCTCTTAACCAAATATGAAGAGTATATAAAGAGCATTCTAAAAGCGTCCGAAGAATCCACAGAAAGCTCAAAACCGTCTATTCAAGAGAATGGCGGTAAGCTTGAAAAAGTGGAAGATGACCAAGAGAGTTCTGATTCTTCATCGGACGAAGAAGTTAAAGTGGAAGGGCCTAAATTTACAATCAACTCCAAACCCATTACTTCAGATTCGGTTTTCTCATTTGGcaccaagaaggaaaagccCAAAAAGGAGGAAAGTGATAGCGAAAGTGATATAGAAATTAAGGGCCCCGAATTCACCTTTTCTGGAGCTGTTTCAAGCGAAATATTTAAGCTAAATCCAAGCATAGAAAAGAGTGATAAGAGTGATGAGAAGAGCGAAGCTGCTCCCAAACCATTTTCATTTACTTCAACCACGCCAAGCTCAACCACCGAAGAAAACGAGGTTAAAAACcctttttcatttacaGCTTctaccaagaaaaatgagaGCGATAATGTAAACATCAAACCTTCGTTTACTTTTGGAGCACAAGATGTTGTAGATACCCAAACTAAAAAGCCATCTTTTATGTTTGGTCAAACGGCGGCCAAACCATCTCAACAAAATAGTTCCTTTACATTTGGTGTTGCGAAAAATGAAAGCACGAATGAAGACTTTAACTCAAAGCCCGTAAACTCTGACGATGGCAATGAGACTAAATCATCTTTTACATTTTCAATGCCCAATAAAAATACATCAGATGCAACTAAGCCATCCTTTTCTTTCGGAGCTTCAACCTCCTCTAATGCGGCCTCAAAACCGGGGCTTTCGTTTGGTTCAGTAACAATACcaacaaaagaagccaATACGAACGATAGTAACAATAAAGTCGAAAAGCCCATCTCAAAGCCTGCCTTTGGCTTTCTATCTAATACTGATAGTGAGAAAAACGccgaaaaggaagaagggTCCAAACctgttttttcatttgggAAAACAAGTGAAAATGACAACGAAGGCTCTGTCAAACCTGTGATCTCTTCTGGATTCGGAAgcgaaaataataacaaggAGGCAGCAAAGCCGGCGttttcatttggaaaaagtaCTGCAACCGATTTAGACGCCGGTAGTAAGCCCCCTGCGTTTACATTTGGCTCTATAGCTGGTGACAATAAGGAGGTCACCAAAACCGATGCCAAGCAACCTTTCTCATTCGGTACTGCTTCATCAAATGGCGCtccttcattttcatttggaaaCACAACAAATTCGCCTCCTAACCCTTCGGCGGCTCCTGCTCCTGCTATACCATCGACCGGctttaaattttcattgCCATTTGAGCAAAAGGGAGGCCAGACCTTCtcagataataaaaatgaggaatcaacaacaaaaatgacACCAGCTGATCCAAAAGGTCCCAGTAATGTCGACACAGCCTCAGAAGAATCGAAACCACTGGATTTGCAGAATGGTGAAGAGGATGAGATAGCTTTATTTTCACAACGAGCAAAATTGATGACGTTCAATTCCGAAACTAAATCCTACGATTCTAAGGGTGTAGGTGAAATAAAGCTTCTACAGAGGAAGGATGACCCCTCAAAAGTTCGTCTACTTTGTAGATCTGATGGTATGGGTAACATATTACTCAATGCAACCGTTGTCGAGTCATTCAAGTATGAGCCTTTAGCtccagaaaatgaaaatcttATCAAAACACCAACTGTAGCAGCTGATGGAAAACTAACAACTTACATTGTCAAGTTTAAGCAAAAGGCAGAAGGCCGCTCATTCACAAAATCTATCGAAGATGTCAAGagagaaatgaaaaacgTATAA
- the VRP1 gene encoding Vrp1p: protein MVSAPAPPPPPPPPPTMGGGNAPKPANSVMQGRDALLGDIRKGMRLKKAETNDRSAPTVGGGVVSSTSGSSGALNNNRPSMSAPPIPGMGPPQLSGILAGGIPKLKHVNHNANISSTPSLHAPPIPGAAPSVAAPPIPKGPLSSAPPIPNVPSSSAPPIPSVPLSAAPPVPNSPSSTPSLSTSTASTLKVPQNPPQMPTVRPVRRSHQRKTSNISPPMGAAPPLPSVALSSSAKIPVQAPPPPPPPPMMSAPVPSSDIEKPKPPMGNASVSSPPSSGLPFLAEINARRSEQGTVTGTSTTGDRSEKIKAASRAPIPPPAPPVPTLHAPPLPPTAPPPPSLPNVTSVSSDKAASAPVPPPPPPPPPLSSPSIASPSPPPPPPPFLTAAVPTPPPPPPPPPVVIASKPPAPNKQSKNPATASSSAITPGGALPFLAEIQNKRDDRFVIGGNSEYTTQDKQGDVVNSSPTNNINTSSNAPSVPSPKQASQTGMSFLDEIESKLHKQTSSSASKTPHAPPFAMAPPLPTSGPPPPAVPPSIKTLSGSYHSHNEDLSASSMNTAKAPPLPAQAPPPPAPPMMPHNNKNIAPAASLLHDMLPSQNSEKPAPPIAAAPPLPTLNAPSLPQQPIPPPISSTPLSATTFPGRTETRPTVSSSLKSPPPPPNLEASASTKDGASSNSDSKNLKQRLFSTGESTLHHKHNTHTNQPDVDVGQYTINGSNSNGAQSGHEKIVIDDSRFKWTNASQMPRPRPFQAKTKLYPSGKGSSVPLDLTLFT from the coding sequence ATGGTTAGTGCTCCAgctcctcctcctcctcctcctcctccgCCAACAATGGGTGGTGGCAACGCTCCAAAGCCAGCAAACTCTGTCATGCAGGGCCGTGATGCCCTTTTAGGTGACATTAGAAAAGGAATGAGACTGAAAAAAGCAGAGACTAATGATAGAAGTGCTCCAACTGTTGGAGGTGGTGTCGTCTCATCAACATCTGGGAGCTCTGGTGCCCTCAACAACAATAGACCCTCCATGTCGGCCCCTCCTATCCCTGGGATGGGGCCCCCACAGTTAAGTGGTATTTTGGCTGGTGGAATACCTAAGCTGAAACATGTCAACCACAACGCAAACATCAGTTCTACTCCGTCATTACACGCACCACCAATCCCAGGCGCGGCCCCGTCTGTTGCAGCCCCTCCTATACCGAAGGGACCATTGTCATCGGCTCCTCCTATTCCCAACGTACCTTCGTCTTCTGCGCCTCCTATCCCTAGTGTTCCACTCTCTGCGGCTCCTCCTGTTCCTAACTCCCCATCCTCGACACCTTCACTTTCAACTTCTACCGCTTCTACTTTAAAAGTGCCGCAGAATCCACCACAAATGCCTACAGTAAGACCAGTAAGGAGAAGTCATCAAAGGAAAACCTCCAATATATCTCCTCCCATGGGAGCGGCTCCTCCGCTGCCATCGGTCGCTTTATCGTCATCTGCCAAAATCCCAGTACAGGCTCCACCTCCTCCACCCCCTCCACCAATGATGTCAGCTCCGGTACCTAGCTCAGATATCGAAAAACCTAAACCACCTATGGGCAACGCATCTGTATCGTCACCACCTTCAAGTGGGCTACCCTTTTTGGCGGAAATAAATGCAAGGCGATCTGAGCAAGGGACAGTTACTGGTACTTCGACGACAGGAGATCGATCTGAAAAGATTAAGGCAGCTTCACGTGCACCAATTCCACCACCTGCACCACCTGTTCCTACTTTGCATGCCCCTCCATTACCACCAACTGCACCACCGCCACCATCGCTACCGAATGTGACATCTGTATCATCTGACAAAGCAGCATCAGCGCCTGTTCCTCCTCCACCACCTCCACCACCTCCTCTTTCTTCGCCTTCTATAGCCTCTccatcaccaccaccaccaccacctcCTTTTCTTACTGCTGCCGTACCTACACCACCACCGCCTCCTCCTCCCCCTCCAGTAGTGATAGCAAGTAAGCCGCCGGCTCCAAATAAGCAGTCCAAAAACCCTGCTACTGCATCTTCCTCGGCCATAACACCAGGGGGGGCTTTGCCTTTCCTTGCTGAGATCCAAAATAAGAGAGATGACAGGTTTGTTATCGGCGGTAATAGCGAATACACCACTCAAGATAAACAAGGGGATGTGGTAAATTCATCTCCGACTAATAACATTAACACTTCTTCTAATGCACCTTCTGTTCCTTCGCCAAAGCAGGCCAGCCAAACAGGCATGTCATTTTTGGATGAAATTGAGTCCAAATTGCACAAGCAGACATCTTCTAGTGCCTCTAAAACGCCACATGCCCCACCTTTTGCTATGGCACCTCCCTTGCCTACTAGTGGCCCTCCTCCTCCTGCAGTTCCACCTTCAATTAAGACCCTCTCTGGTAGTTACCACAGCCACAATGAAGATTTAAGTGCGTCGAGTATGAATACAGCAAAGGCACCACCACTGCCAGCGCAAGCTCCACCTCCACCAGCCCCACCAATGATGCcacataataataagaataTTGCGCCGGCTGCATCTTTATTACATGATATGCTTCCCTCTCAAAATTCTGAAAAGCCTGCCCCTCCGATTGCAGCTGCTCCACCCCTACCCACTCTCAATGCGCCAAGCCTCCCTCAACAGCCGATTCCTCCACCAATATCGTCAACTCCCCTAAGTGCGACCACATTTCCTGGTCGTACGGAAACTAGACCAACTGTGAGTAGTTCTTTAAAATCTCCACCGCCTCCGCCAAATTTGGAGGCAAGCGCATCGACCAAAGACGGAGCCTCTTCTAATAGTGACAGCAAAAATCTCAAGCAAAGACTATTTTCTACAGGAGAATCTACGCTGCATCACAAGCATAATACTCATACAAATCAACCAGACGTTGATGTCGGACAATACACCATAAATGGATCAAATTCTAACGGGGCACAATCAGGACATGAAAAGATAGTTATAGATGATTCAAGATTCAAATGGACTAATGCCTCACAAATGCCTAGACCACGTCCATTCCAAgccaaaacaaaattgtATCCTAGTGGTAAAGGTAGCAGCGTGCCGTTAGATTTAACATTATTTACGTAA
- the MID2 gene encoding Mid2p: MFSLPSKNGLQILLLTLSCISTIEAQFFGQSSSSNSSAVSSSHSSSISTLESSSTLSSSSLISSSSAVSSSLSSSSSKKSSSSHSSLSTSVASVSFTSFSFTSTSGSDSSSSEASSTSDSSSSSVSSTSTSSASSSTSESSSTSFSSSSSSTPSSTSSSPSTITSTASTTSAPTVSSDSRGSTITSIINGKTILSNHYTTVTYSPSATADPNNKTKSSGLSKKNRNIVIGCVVGIGVPLILIILVLIYMFCIQSSRTDFIDSDGKVVTAYRANKFTKWWYMLLGKKVSDEYQSNSPLGGSTSSAGGLDLDEADDVMDQSSLFDMRVRDSDSIPRTTNNANHNTNSGGENVNSSAASNDIIEEKFYDEHGNELSPRNY; the protein is encoded by the coding sequence atgttttctttaccaAGCAAGAACGGCCTCCAGATATTACTTTTGACACTTTCATGCATATCAACGATAGAGGCCCAGTTCTTCGGACAATCGTCGTCCTCTAATTCATCGGCCGTCTCCAGTTCACACTCGTCGTCGATAAGCACGTTGGAATCGTCAAGCACCCTATCTTCATCAAGTTTGATTTCCTCTTCAAGTGCTGTAtcatcttctctttcttcgtcatcatccaagaagtcttcttcctctcaCTCGTCTTTATCCACTAGCGTTGCCTCCGTGTCGTTCACGTCATTTAGTTTCACATCTACCTCAGGTAGTGACAGCTCCTCATCCGAGGCTTCGTCTACATCGGATTCTTCGAGctcttctgtttcttcaaCCTCAACGTCTTCAGCATCATCGTCTACGTCCGAGTCGTCATCaacatctttttcttcctcctcttcatctACACCATCGTCCACTTCTTCGTCCCCCTCGACAATCACCTCTACAGCTTCAACTACTTCTGCCCCAACCGTTTCTTCCGATAGTCGCGGCAGCACCATCACCAGTATCATTAATGGTAAAACGATCCTTTCTAACCACTATACCACTGTTACGTATTCCCCATCAGCGACTGCCGATCCtaataacaaaacaaaaagctCTGGtctttcgaaaaaaaatagaaatatTGTTATTGGTTGTGTCGTTGGTATTGGTGTTCCATTAATCTTGATAATTCTGGTCTTAATTTACATGTTTTGTATCCAATCATCAAGAACAGATTTCATTGATTCAGATGGAAAAGTCGTTACAGCCTACAGAGCTAACAAATTCACCAAATGGTGGTATATGCTTTTGGGTAAGAAAGTCAGCGACGAGTACCAATCTAATTCGCCATTAGGTGGTAGCACATCTTCCGCAGGTGGTTTGGATCTCGACGAAGCAGATGACGTAATGGATCAAAGTTCTCTCTTCGATATGAGGGTAAGAGACAGCGACAGCATACCACGTACTACCAATAACGCCAATCATAATACTAATAGCGGCGGAGAAAATGTGAATAGTAGTGCCGCATCAAATGATATtatagaagaaaagttttatGATGAACATGGTAACGAATTATCGCCACGAAATTACTAA
- the CHS5 gene encoding Chs5p: MSSVDVLLTVGKLDASLALLTTQDHHVIEFPTVLLPENVKAGSIIKMQVSQNLEEERKQRKHFKSIQAKILEKYGTHKPENPVLKIMNVTQTSCVLTWEQLKLGSAKLKSLILYRKGIRSMVIPNPFKVTTTKISGLSVDTPYEFQLKLITTSGTLWSEKIILRTHKMTDMSGITVCLGPLDPLKEISNTQVSQCLSHIGARPLQRHVAIDTTHFVCNDLDNEETNEELMKAKHNNIPIVRPEWVRACEVEKRIVGVRGFYLDADQSILASYTFPPVNEEELSNSRDNEIESRPAVENKDPEGTENVEQAEPPYSDEDKFSENKEQNEQKEDEVAQDTPVEDTPVEDTPVEDTPVEDAPVEDTLNASPILENENTTETVNTSVRSLKSEPVGTPIIEETEPISSVQNTEHVQNEEQSAVETDPNEETTEHAPEDVKDAKTTVSDRVTNGLAETEGEGVDIQNNESNINTELVEENNKTVEDTVVNPDNAEVELEIPEVNSSAQEADKAINESTAPQKQEEDIDPKIAPETVTEKASEEPSNEGAPESLEGEVAETQENVNSATEPDTDVLDEEPESTVNIEASEETEEQETTETDVAANVTADDVPPSEQSKKSNNNKKKNKKNKKKNKKK, translated from the coding sequence ATGTCTTCCGTCGATGTGCTGTTAACAGTAGGTAAATTGGACGCCTCATTGGCGTTACTGACCACCCAAGATCATCACGTTATCGAGTTTCCCACCGTTTTATTGCCAGAAAATGTTAAAGCAGGATCTATCATCAAAATGCAAGTATCTCAGAATTTAGAGGAAGaacgaaaacaaagaaagcacTTTAAGAGCATCCAAGCTAAAATTCTGGAGAAATACGGTACCCATAAACCTGAAAATccagttttgaaaatcatGAACGTTACTCAAACAAGTTGTGTTTTGACATGGGAACAGTTAAAACTTGGATCGGCAAAATTGAAATCGTTGATTCTTTATAGAAAAGGAATACGCTCAATGGTCATTCCAAATCCATTCAAAGTAACCACGACCAAAATATCTGGTCTTTCCGTTGATACGCCTTACGAATTTCAATTGAAGCTGATAACAACATCAGGTACATTATGGTCcgaaaaaataatattgcGTACCCATAAAATGACCGATATGTCTGGTATTACCGTATGTTTGGGGCCATTGGACCCATTGAAAGAGATTTCAAACACGCAGGTGTCCCAGTGTCTATCTCACATTGGTGCAAGACCATTACAACGTCACGTTGCCATAGATACTACACATTTTGTCTGTAACGATTTGGACAATGAAGAAACCAATGAGGAGCTGATGAAGGCAAAGCACAACAACATACCGATTGTTAGACCGGAGTGGGTGAGAGCGTGCGAAGTAGAGAAAAGAATTGTCGGAGTTAGAGGATTTTACTTAGATGCAGACCAAAGTATATTGGCAAGTTACACTTTCCCACCAgtaaatgaagaagagctATCAAATTCAAGGGACAATGAAATTGAATCTAGACCAGCTGTTGAAAATAAGGATCCAGAAGGCACTGAAAATGTTGAACAGGCTGAACCGCCGTATAGTGATGAGGACAAATTTTCAGAGAATAAGGAACAAAATGAAcagaaagaagatgagGTTGCTCAAGATACACCTGTGGAAGATACACCTGTGGAAGATACACCTGTGGAAGATACACCTGTGGAAGACGCACCTGTGGAAGACACCCTGAATGCTTCGCCAATTTTGGAGAACGAAAACACTACTGAAACTGTTAATACTTCCGTAAGAAGTTTGAAAAGTGAACCCGTTGGCACTCCGATTATCGAGGAAACTGAACCAATCTCTTCCGTTCAAAACACAGAACACGTACAAAACGAAGAACAAAGTGCGGTCGAAACTGATCcaaatgaagaaactaCAGAACATGCCCCAGAAGATGTCAAGGATGCCAAGACAACTGTTAGTGATCGTGTTACCAATGGATTGGCAGAAACTGAAGGAGAAGGTGTGGATATACAGAACAATGAAAGTAACATAAATACGGAACTGGTGGAGGAGAACAACAAAACCGTGGAAGACACGGTCGTAAATCCAGATAATGCAGAAGTTGAACTTGAAATTCCGGAAGTAAACAGCTCCGCACAAGAAGCTGACAAGGCCATCAATGAAAGTACTGCCCCAcaaaagcaagaagaagatataGATCCTAAAATCGCACCTGAGACCGTAACGGAAAAAGCTTCAGAAGAGCCATCCAATGAAGGTGCCCCAGAAAGTTTAGAAGGCGAAGTTGCGGAGACTCAAGAGAATGTCAACAGTGCTACCGAACCAGATACAGATGTTCTTGACGAGGAACCAGAAAGCACTGTCAATATTGAAGCCAGtgaagaaacagaagaacAGGAGACGACGGAAACCGATGTAGCCGCCAATGTAACCGCCGATGATGTTCCGCCCTCTGAGCAATCTAAAAAAAGtaacaataacaagaagaaaaataagaagaacaagaagaaaaataagaagaaatga
- the RPS25B gene encoding 40S ribosomal protein eS25 yields MPPKQQLSKAAKAAAALAGGKKSKKKWSKKSMKDRAQHAVILDQEKYDRILKEVPTYRYVSVSVLVDRLKIGGSLARIALRHLEKEGIIKPISKHSKQAIYTRAVASE; encoded by the coding sequence ATGCCTCCAAAGCAACAATTGTCCAAAGCTGCCAAAGCCGCTGCCGCTCTTGCTGGTGGTAAGAAGTCTAAGAAGAAGTGGTCCAAGAAGTCCATGAAAGACAGAGCTCAACATGCTGTCATCTTagaccaagaaaaatacgACAGAATTTTGAAGGAAGTCCCAACCTACAGATACGTCTCTGTCTCCGTTTTAGTTGATAGATTAAAGATCGGTGGTTCTTTAGCTAGAATTGCTTTGAGACacttggaaaaggaaggcATCATCAAGCCAATCTCCAAACACTCCAAGCAGGCTATCTACACCAGAGCTGTTGCTTCTGAATAA
- the SGD1 gene encoding Sgd1p produces MQKTDGIRIPGIILDELKTLDYSQDERFSTADDKKRKRGNGKHMSRKEKRKIQRAEKKQKSIPTRERTPTLLRPTSTLKERGANSVKKDVVNQVSSRRSISSEVSEDLDDQGFPGEELSDDDYDEAFGDDDFDEKLEVDGEQTMSVEDTMKELELLKQKKTNGKGAEKFGKHEGKSNDKRHIQSEGTSEDFISYPLAPSDRAAFERDEMDMQYYAKKLGLKGEKRTIRAKDEFDAIGGLLEGLDYFEDYGKDDEEYGDFAAVSKSVKDDEGEREKAFSSDDDLSTSDFENSDDFDQSSDDSVAESDDNETREKENPYVAPTQPEGSYIPPSLRKKLIDHDGNAALSEIRKRVNSSLNKLSDSNIAIIITELNGLYDSFPRQYVTESLTKGILIIISQNQKLLDGFIMNYAAVAYTLWKLRGIEMGAFFIQKTVESFLQHYKEGMENASENQQEKFVSKICSNIVTLLSYCYNFGFVSCRLVYDIIRISVADPNEFATELLLRVISVSGQLIRGDDPSALRDIRSELLNNAKNLEQQSPRLRFLMDTMTDLKNNRLKPSILAADHHPLKKSLQSVLRSSSSQEPLQVSLDDIKHIDTKGKWWLVGASWKGNMENAFEVSNDNNENIGKSKKAKVLIEDDLLDDIPDWSVIARQQRMNTDIRRAIFISIMSAQDYLDAFGKLEKLSLKNKQVLEIPRVILHCLLADSGSNGYNHYYALVANKICERYSHLSKSFQFLFWDVIKKFEEKSGSDSESEADEEDDLDDNKKLVSISNQGRFFGSLLANDILKLDVFKHVSFMGGLNTEGMLFMEILLFQLLLAVAKKSETKLKKDENGNRRTTYSNDHLRDVLTKNVKSENMPFILKGLRWFINKKFKYHNFLSGKRGDKAFDRDERRLAWASKTAKSILDKELEQADL; encoded by the coding sequence ATGCAGAAGACAGATGGTATTAGAATCCCGGGCATTATTTTGGATGAGTTGAAGACTCTCGATTACAGTCAGGATGAAAGGTTTTCTACTGCAGACgataaaaagagaaaaagaggaaatgGTAAACATATGAGTcgtaaagaaaagagaaagataCAACgtgctgaaaagaaacagaaaagcaTTCCAACTAGGGAAAGGACTCCTACACTTTTAAGACCAACGTCTACGCTCAAAGAGAGGGGTGCAAATTCAGTTAAGAAGGATGTAGTTAACCAAGTCAGCAGCAGACGTTCCATTTCTTCAGAAGTGAGCGAAGATCTAGACGATCAAGGGTTTCCTGGCGAGGAATTGAGCGATGATGACTACGATGAGGCATTCGGTGATGacgattttgatgaaaagcTAGAAGTGGATGGTGAGCAAACAATGTCTGTTGAAGACACaatgaaagaattggaattattgaagcagaaaaaaactaatgGAAAAGGAGCTGAaaagtttggaaaacatGAGGGAAAATCCAATGATAAAAGGCATATTCAAAGTGAAGGTACAAGTGAAGATTTTATAAGTTATCCGTTGGCACCTTCAGATAGAGcagcttttgaaagagatgAAATGGATATGCAATACTATGCGAAGAAACTTGGCTTAAAGGGAGAGAAGAGGACTATACGTGCGAAAGATGAATTTGATGCTATTGGTGGACTTCTGGAAGGCTTGGACTATTTCGAAGATTACGGTaaagatgacgaagagTACGGAGATTTTGCGGCAGTATCCAAATCTGtgaaagatgatgaaggcGAACGTGAGAAAGCATTCTCCTCTGATGACGATCTTTCGACttctgattttgaaaattccGATGATTTTGATCAATCTAGCGACGACAGCGTTGCGGAATCAGACGATAATGAAAcaagagaaaaggaaaacccGTATGTTGCCCCAACACAGCCTGAAGGGAGTTATATTCCACCCTCgctgagaaaaaaattgattgaTCATGACGGTAACGCTGCTTTGTCTGAAATTAGGAAAAGGGTTAATTCATCGTTGAACAAGCTTTCAGATTCCAACattgctattattattactgAATTGAATGGTTTGTATGATTCGTTCCCAAGGCAGTATGTGACAGAATCGTTGACCAAAGGAATTTTAATTATCATCAGCCAAAACCAAAAGTTATTGGACGGATTCATAATGAATTACGCTGCTGTTGCCTATACTTTATGGAAACTAAGAGGTATTGAAATGGGTGCATTCTTTATTCAGAAAACAGTAGAAAGCTTTTTACAACACTACAAAGAGGGAATGGAAAATGCGTCTGAAAATCAGCAGGAGAAATTCGTTTCCAAAATATGTAGCAATATTGTGACCCTGTTATCGTATTGTTACAACTTTGGTTTTGTATCATGCCGCTTGGTTTATGATATTATTCGTATATCCGTAGCAGATCCTAATGAATTCGCTACTGAATTGCTTCTAAGGGTTATATCCGTTTCAGGGCAACTAATCCGTGGTGATGATCCCTCCGCTTTGCGAGATATACGATCTGAACTGCTAAACAATGCCAAGAATTTAGAGCAGCAAAGTCCAAGACTAAGGTTTTTAATGGATACTATGACtgacttgaaaaacaacagaTTGAAACCTTCAATTTTGGCGGCTGACCACCATCCTTTAAAAAAGAGTTTGCAAAGTGTTTTAAGATCATCGTCTTCTCAAGAACCTTTGCAAGTTTCTCTCGACGATATCAAGCATATTGATACTAAGGGTAAATGGTGGCTGGTTGGTGCTTCTTGGAAAGGAAACATGGAAAATGCTTTCGAGGTTtcaaatgataataatgaaaatattggTAAATCCAAGAAAGCCAAAGTTCTAATAGAGGACGATCTTCTCGATGATATTCCCGATTGGAGCGTCATTGCCAGACAACAGCGTATGAACACCGATATTCGTAGGGCTATATTCATTAGTATTATGTCGGCGCAAGACTATCTAGATGCATTTGGCAAGCTTGAAAAGTTAAGcttaaaaaacaaacaagttcttgaaatcCCGAGAGTTATTCTACATTGCCTTTTGGCTGATAGTGGGTCCAATGGTTATAATCATTATTACGCACTGGTCGCAAATAAAATTTGTGAAAGATATAGTCatttatcaaaatcatttcaatttttattttgggATGTGATAAAGAAGTTTGAGGAGAAGTCAGGATCCGATTCTGAAAGTGAAGCAGACGAGGAAGATGATTTGGACGATAACAAGAAACTAGTTAGTATTTCAAATCAGGGAAGATTTTTCGGATCATTGCTCGCTAATGATATTCTAAAACTGGATGTTTTCAAGCACGTTTCATTCATGGGTGGGTTAAATACAGAGGGAATGTTATTTATGGAGATATTACTGTTTCAGCTATTATTAGCTGTTGCTAAGAAAAGTgaaacaaaattgaaaaaagatgaaaacgGAAATAGACGCACAACCTATTCCAATGATCATTTGCGTGATGTTTTAACAAAAAATGTCAAATCAGAGAATATGCCTTTTATTCTTAAAGGTTTGAGGTGGTTCATTAACAAGAAGTTTAAGTATCATAATTTCCTCTCGGGCAAAAGGGGTGATAAGGCTTTCGATAGAGATGAAAGAAGATTGGCTTGGGCTTCAAAGACAGCCAAATCTATTTTAGATAAGGAGTTGGAACAGGCTGATTTGTAA